A genome region from Tissierellales bacterium includes the following:
- a CDS encoding HlyD family type I secretion periplasmic adaptor subunit: protein MKLFKEKDIRTEFLPSALEIIETPESPLGKAVIWLISLILLSAITWSIFCKVDEVSIARGRVVPNGNIKVMQSLEGGSIENINVKEGQNVKAGQLLMKFDTSILEDEKDKIETALNTAKLERKLLIGTINGNDEKIEDSNGIDVESFDMQSSYNDAKDEEYLKKQEALENNIKSSVKELEREQKKLDTLNVKLRKLEDEEDKYRKLYENDGITEYQYNTKKAELDSVIQEVEVQKTNIEISSQRIASMRNQKKLSAADYNKSNMKEIVEKDKAIQQLEKELSKVNKRIEKQTIVSPIDGIVQSISENTIGGVVAAGKSIVSIVPDGSELVIEASVLNRDIGFIEVGQEAEIKFDAFPFQRYGVIEGEVVYISPDAVRDQQLGYVYKAKVRMDKNFIHIGNKDVDITPGMTVTVEAKVGERRIIDFFIPGIKSFKESFELR from the coding sequence ATGAAGCTTTTTAAAGAAAAAGATATTAGAACCGAATTTTTACCTTCGGCGCTAGAGATCATAGAGACACCAGAATCACCTCTTGGTAAAGCTGTGATTTGGCTTATTTCACTTATACTACTTAGTGCGATAACTTGGTCTATATTTTGTAAAGTAGATGAAGTCTCTATAGCTAGGGGAAGAGTTGTACCAAACGGTAATATAAAGGTGATGCAGTCTCTTGAAGGTGGTTCTATAGAAAATATAAATGTAAAAGAAGGACAAAATGTTAAAGCTGGTCAGCTTTTGATGAAATTCGATACATCTATTTTAGAAGATGAAAAAGATAAGATTGAAACTGCATTAAATACTGCCAAACTTGAGCGTAAGCTTTTGATTGGTACGATAAATGGAAATGATGAAAAAATAGAAGATTCGAATGGAATTGATGTGGAAAGCTTTGATATGCAGTCAAGTTACAATGATGCAAAAGATGAGGAGTACTTAAAGAAGCAGGAAGCTCTTGAAAATAATATAAAATCGAGTGTGAAAGAACTAGAGAGAGAACAGAAAAAGCTAGATACTTTGAATGTCAAACTCAGAAAGCTAGAAGATGAGGAAGATAAGTATAGAAAGCTCTATGAGAATGATGGTATAACTGAATATCAATACAATACGAAGAAGGCAGAGTTAGATTCTGTGATTCAAGAAGTTGAGGTTCAAAAGACGAATATAGAGATATCTAGTCAGAGAATAGCTAGTATGAGAAATCAAAAAAAGCTTAGTGCTGCCGATTATAATAAGAGTAATATGAAGGAAATAGTCGAGAAAGATAAGGCGATACAGCAGCTTGAAAAGGAACTTTCAAAGGTGAATAAGAGGATAGAGAAGCAGACTATCGTATCGCCTATAGATGGTATAGTTCAGAGTATAAGTGAAAATACTATCGGGGGAGTTGTAGCTGCTGGAAAATCTATTGTATCTATAGTGCCAGATGGAAGTGAACTAGTGATAGAGGCTTCTGTGCTAAATAGGGACATTGGCTTTATAGAGGTAGGACAAGAAGCTGAAATAAAATTCGATGCTTTTCCGTTTCAAAGGTATGGTGTCATAGAAGGAGAAGTGGTTTATATAAGTCCCGATGCTGTTAGAGATCAGCAGCTAGGATATGTTTACAAGGCTAAAGTTAGAATGGACAAGAATTTCATTCATATTGGCAATAAGGATGTAGATATAACTCCTGGAATGACGGTTACAGTAGAAGCAAAAGTAGGAGAGAGAAGAATAATTGATTTCTTTATACCTGGAATAAAGAGCTTCAAAGAGAGTTTTGAATTAAGGTAG
- a CDS encoding type I secretion system permease/ATPase — protein sequence MEKNELKKSLSSFIIAAQLNHVALNPEQIDHEFALEGQDLGEKDILLVSKKVGLKAKSTQMEFNKLIKCPLPVLIENEDGDFIVLARAREDKVMVFDPEKEAAEEMTPEELGDIWTGKVILMKNKDFKNRNIKFGLKWFIPTILKFKKSFIDVLMAAFMLQIIGLISPLIIQAIIDKVLVHKSFTTLNGLMIGLIIVITFEMFMGVARNYVFSHVTNRIDVILSSRIFNHLFKLPLKFFEVRRVGETIARVKEVENVRRFLTGAPLSTVLDLMFLVVYIVVMYMYSKTLSNIVMLSLPLFIGLSLFITPILKNQLKEKFQYNAEMHSFLVESVSGVQTIKSFALEPLSQKRWEDKVADYTGSSFKTSITGGTSGAVAQFIQRGTDLAILWVGTHMVISGKLTVGQLIAFRMLSGRVSGPILRLVNLWQEFQQMSVSIERLGDIFNSVPEPSADGSKVRLPGIKGNIEFQNVTYRYRPNTPEAIKNLSFRIPAGKTVGVVGRSGSGKSTLLKLVQRLYVAEAGKIMIDGVDISMADPHWLRRQIGVVLQENYLFSGTIKDNICIHKPEATMDEIVHCAKLAGAHEFILATPEGYDTQVGEKGTALSGGQRQRIAIARALITNPRILIFDEATSALDYESENIIQKNLANICKGRTVLIIAHRLSTIKDCDAIMVLDKGSLMEVGSHSELIERKGLYHYLFSQQDS from the coding sequence ATGGAAAAAAATGAATTGAAGAAGTCACTTAGCAGTTTTATAATAGCAGCCCAGCTCAATCATGTTGCACTAAATCCAGAGCAGATAGACCATGAGTTTGCGCTCGAAGGGCAGGACTTAGGCGAGAAGGATATATTGCTAGTGAGCAAGAAAGTTGGATTAAAAGCTAAGTCGACTCAGATGGAATTTAATAAGCTTATAAAGTGTCCTCTTCCAGTACTTATAGAAAATGAAGATGGGGATTTTATAGTATTAGCAAGAGCTAGAGAAGATAAGGTAATGGTATTTGATCCAGAAAAAGAAGCTGCCGAGGAGATGACTCCAGAGGAGCTTGGAGATATTTGGACTGGTAAAGTAATACTGATGAAAAATAAAGATTTCAAAAATAGAAATATAAAATTTGGATTGAAATGGTTTATACCAACTATATTGAAATTCAAAAAGTCATTTATTGATGTTCTGATGGCGGCATTTATGTTACAGATAATAGGACTTATATCGCCACTTATTATACAGGCAATTATAGATAAGGTTTTGGTTCACAAGAGTTTTACGACGCTAAATGGACTTATGATAGGATTAATAATTGTAATTACATTTGAGATGTTTATGGGAGTTGCTAGAAATTACGTATTTTCACATGTTACCAATAGAATCGACGTAATTCTTAGCTCTAGGATATTTAATCATTTATTTAAACTTCCACTTAAGTTTTTTGAAGTTAGAAGGGTTGGAGAGACTATAGCTAGAGTTAAAGAGGTTGAAAATGTAAGAAGGTTTTTGACAGGAGCACCTCTTTCAACAGTGCTAGATTTGATGTTTTTAGTAGTGTATATAGTAGTGATGTATATGTATAGCAAAACTCTTAGCAATATAGTAATGCTATCACTCCCGCTATTTATTGGATTATCGCTATTTATTACACCGATACTAAAAAATCAATTGAAGGAAAAGTTCCAGTACAATGCAGAGATGCACAGTTTTCTAGTAGAATCTGTATCTGGAGTTCAGACTATAAAGTCTTTTGCGCTAGAGCCACTTAGCCAGAAGAGATGGGAAGATAAGGTAGCCGATTATACAGGTTCATCGTTTAAAACGTCGATAACAGGTGGTACTTCAGGAGCTGTAGCTCAGTTTATTCAGAGAGGTACTGATTTAGCTATACTTTGGGTAGGTACTCATATGGTTATAAGTGGGAAGCTTACAGTAGGTCAGTTGATTGCATTTAGAATGCTTTCTGGAAGAGTAAGTGGACCGATACTTAGACTTGTGAATTTATGGCAAGAGTTCCAACAGATGAGTGTTTCTATAGAGCGACTTGGAGATATATTTAATTCAGTACCAGAACCAAGTGCCGATGGTAGCAAGGTTAGATTGCCAGGCATAAAGGGAAATATAGAGTTTCAAAATGTTACCTATAGATATAGACCAAATACGCCAGAAGCTATCAAGAATCTTTCGTTTAGAATACCAGCTGGAAAGACTGTAGGTGTCGTTGGAAGATCTGGTTCAGGAAAGAGTACTCTTTTGAAGCTAGTCCAAAGGCTCTATGTAGCTGAAGCTGGCAAGATAATGATAGACGGAGTGGATATATCTATGGCAGATCCACACTGGCTCAGAAGGCAAATTGGTGTAGTGCTTCAGGAAAACTATTTGTTTAGTGGAACGATAAAGGATAATATTTGTATTCACAAACCAGAAGCTACTATGGACGAAATAGTGCACTGTGCAAAATTAGCAGGAGCACATGAGTTTATACTTGCTACTCCAGAAGGATATGATACTCAGGTTGGAGAGAAGGGAACGGCCCTTTCCGGAGGACAGCGTCAGAGAATAGCAATTGCAAGAGCGCTTATTACAAATCCTAGAATTTTAATATTTGATGAGGCAACATCGGCGCTAGATTATGAATCTGAGAATATCATACAGAAGAATTTAGCTAACATATGTAAGGGACGTACAGTACTTATAATAGCACATAGACTTTCTACAATAAAAGATTGCGATGCTATTATGGTTTTAGATAAGGGAAGTCTAATGGAAGTTGGTTCACATAGTGAATTGATTGAGAGAAAGGGTCTTTATCACTATCTATTTAGTCAACAAGATAGCTAA
- a CDS encoding rhodanese-like domain-containing protein: MKFKKYLMYVLSAALLISASGCSSNASESSSNESKSSEVVAETKSKNSSENAVQSDKAISDSDVSYKTMSIADAKAVVGDEDTLFVDLRSEAEYIGWQIDASRGGHIKGAVDFPADWFDILDSDEDTKGELDRRHIDTEKSIVLYDDSSVDESIIKELNSLGYEDISVLEGGAIAWSGDESLPMEKMEHYELLVYPEWVQSLVDGENPDTYDGGDYKIVELSFGKQEADYEKGHIKGAVHVDETINEIIGLRNLADYEFVPQDQKEDFWNRPDDATIEQMITDLGITKDTTVVIYGPNTTAASRCAVTMKYAGVEDVRILNGGIERWNLDQMPLESGVVNPEKAKEFGADVPANPKVMIDLDDEMKLIDDPNAVIASIRSWPEYICDVSGYTYIGEAGDIVNSRFGYAGSDPYHMEDYRNPDNTMFNYHMIAKRWADWGITPDKYVSFHCGTGWRASETYMYAAAMGWENISVYDGGWYEWHLREDTPRKTAGIPEDIPYLPVDSCGYTK; encoded by the coding sequence ATGAAGTTTAAGAAGTATTTGATGTATGTATTAAGTGCGGCGCTTTTAATAAGTGCGAGTGGATGTTCTAGTAACGCGAGTGAAAGTAGTTCAAATGAAAGTAAGTCTAGCGAGGTAGTGGCAGAGACGAAATCAAAGAATTCGAGTGAAAATGCAGTACAATCTGATAAAGCTATATCTGATTCTGATGTAAGTTACAAAACTATGAGTATAGCTGATGCTAAGGCAGTTGTAGGAGATGAAGATACGTTATTTGTAGACCTTAGAAGTGAGGCTGAGTATATAGGCTGGCAGATAGATGCAAGTAGGGGCGGTCACATAAAGGGAGCTGTCGATTTTCCTGCTGATTGGTTTGATATACTTGATAGCGATGAAGATACTAAGGGAGAGCTAGATAGAAGGCATATTGATACTGAAAAGAGTATAGTTTTGTATGATGATTCTAGTGTCGATGAGAGCATCATAAAAGAGCTTAATTCGCTAGGCTATGAAGATATTTCAGTATTAGAGGGAGGAGCTATAGCTTGGAGCGGCGATGAATCTCTTCCTATGGAAAAGATGGAACATTATGAACTTTTGGTCTATCCAGAGTGGGTACAGAGCTTAGTTGATGGAGAAAATCCAGATACCTATGATGGCGGAGATTATAAGATAGTGGAACTTAGTTTTGGGAAACAAGAGGCTGATTACGAAAAAGGACATATAAAAGGAGCTGTTCATGTAGACGAGACTATAAATGAGATTATAGGACTTAGAAATTTGGCAGATTATGAGTTTGTTCCTCAAGATCAGAAGGAGGATTTTTGGAATAGACCTGATGATGCTACTATAGAGCAGATGATAACAGATCTTGGAATTACAAAGGATACTACAGTTGTAATATACGGTCCGAATACTACAGCTGCATCTAGGTGTGCGGTGACTATGAAATACGCTGGAGTAGAGGATGTTAGGATATTAAATGGTGGTATAGAGAGGTGGAATTTAGATCAAATGCCACTTGAATCTGGAGTAGTAAATCCTGAAAAAGCTAAAGAGTTTGGAGCGGATGTTCCAGCAAATCCTAAAGTAATGATAGATTTAGATGATGAGATGAAGCTTATAGATGATCCGAATGCAGTTATAGCTTCTATTAGAAGTTGGCCAGAGTATATTTGTGATGTGAGTGGCTATACTTATATAGGAGAAGCTGGAGATATAGTGAATTCTAGATTTGGCTATGCTGGATCAGATCCATATCATATGGAGGATTATAGAAATCCAGATAATACTATGTTTAACTATCATATGATAGCTAAAAGATGGGCTGATTGGGGAATTACACCAGATAAATATGTTTCTTTCCACTGCGGAACTGGATGGAGAGCTAGTGAAACTTATATGTACGCGGCAGCTATGGGTTGGGAAAATATAAGTGTTTACGATGGAGGATGGTATGAATGGCATCTGAGAGAGGATACTCCACGAAAAACGGCAGGTATACCAGAGGATATTCCTTATTTGCCAGTGGATTCTTGTGGATATACTAAATAG
- a CDS encoding YlbF family regulator, which yields MKLQDQANKLAEAIKESDEYKAFKNAIAEVEGDKEAEDMVKELKVMQFEIQRATARGEKIDEEKVRASQELYHSCIVNPKLANFFQAEFKFTKVMEDIQKIITSAVE from the coding sequence ATGAAATTACAAGATCAAGCAAACAAATTAGCGGAAGCAATAAAAGAAAGCGATGAGTACAAAGCTTTTAAAAATGCTATCGCTGAAGTGGAGGGTGACAAAGAAGCAGAGGACATGGTTAAGGAACTTAAGGTGATGCAGTTTGAGATTCAAAGAGCTACTGCTAGAGGTGAGAAAATTGACGAAGAGAAAGTTAGAGCTAGTCAAGAGTTGTATCACTCGTGCATAGTAAATCCTAAATTGGCAAACTTCTTTCAAGCTGAGTTCAAATTTACGAAGGTGATGGAAGATATTCAAAAGATAATTACGAGTGCAGTAGAGTAA